A segment of the Opitutia bacterium genome:
GGCTGGTAGTATTCGAAGAAGCCGGTGGTGGTGCCGTATTGCGCACCGGTCTGGATCGCGGCGGCGGTGGCGGACGTGCCCTTTTGGCGACCGCGGAAGTTCATGTTCGCGTTCACCACCCAGGGCTTCTTGGCGAAGCTGAGGCTGAAGTTGCCGGTCTTGGAGATGAAGCCGCGGAAGTCAGGCGTGTTGTCGCCCGAGAGGTGCAGGGCCGTGCCGTTGGCCTTGACCGTGAAGTAGCGACCCCAGCCCGGGAGGAACTTGAGCGGCTGGATGACGCTGAATTCCCAACCGCTGACCTTGGCGTCGCCCCCGTTGATCGTCGTGTTGACGGACCAGCCGACGTAGCGGGGATCGATGCCGAGTTCCTGCGCGAGAGCGGCGTCGACGACGCCACCGCGCGTTTGTCCAGAAGTCGCTGAGGTTTTTCTGGAAGGCGCCCACGATCATCTGGCCGCCCTTTTCCGGATAGTATTCGAGGGACAGGTCGAAGTTGTTCGCGGTCCAGGGCTTCAAGCCGGTGTTGCGGATGGTGAGCGAACCGGCCGCGGTCGGGTCGGTGTCGTTCTCGTCGATGGTGGTCGCGGGAATGATGTTCGCGTAATCCGGGCGGCCGAAGGTCTTCGCGTAAGCGGCGCGGAGGAGGAGGTTGTCGCGGATTTCGTAGGTGAGGTGCAGGCTCGGGTAGTAACCGTCATAGCTGCGGTCGGCCCTATAGCCGCGCTCGATGAGGGTCATGCCGAGTTCCTGCATCGTCGTGGTGGTGAACGTGCCCGTGGTGACGCCGCCCGTGCCCACGACGGTGCCGCTCGGGGTCTGGGTGTTCGTGGTGGTCGTCGCGCCCGCGGGGCCGGCAGAGGCCTTGCGGACGTATTGGATGCCGGCGAGCGTCGGATTGCCGTCGACGAGCGTGCCGTCGGCATTGCGCTCGAAGAGGACTTCGAAGCCGTTCTTCAGCGCGCCCTGGCCCTTGTCGTTAGTCTTCTCGTAACGGACGCCGCCGACGAAACGGAGCTTGCCGCGCAAGAGGCGGCCATCGATCTGCGCGTAGTAGGCGGTGACGCGCTCGGACATCTTTTCCGAGTTGTTGATGCGGTTCGTCTCGTTGGTGACGGCGTTCGTGGTGAAGTAGCCGGGGTTGGAGCGATAGACTTCGGCGAGCAGGTAGGGATTGATCCACTGGATCGACTTGGAGCCGAAACCGGAATCGCTGCCCTTATAGACGGTGTCGAGGAAAGCACCGGCGTTGTCGTCGGCCGTGTTGGAGACGCCGTCGGCGCCGACGTAGGTGTAGGACTCGGAATAGCGGCGATTGTCGCGGCCTTCCTCGCGGACTTCGCCGCCGAACTTCACGTTGACCGGAATGGTCCAGGAATCGAAGTGGCGCGCGACGTTCACGTGGCCGCTCTTCATGGTGGCCTTGCCGTCGATCGGGTCGTTCGAGGCGGTGGTGAGGCGGAAATTGTTCAGGTTGTAGGGATCGAGCACGTTGCCCGAGGCGTCCTTCGCCGTGATGTTCATGCCGCCGGGGAAGTTGAAGCCATCGGCGCGCAGGTTGGTGACGCCGACGAGGCTCGTGCCGACGTTGGCGAAGTGCCCGCGGGCGAGCGCGCGATACCAAGTGCGCGACTGGACGCCGTTGACGCCGGCATCGACATCCCACTCCGCGTTGTTCCATTTCCAAACGATGTTGCCGGCGGAGGTGTTGCCGAGCTTGTCGCGGAAGGAGCTGCCCTGGGTGACCGAGCCGCGGCCGGACGCCGCCTGCACGAAGTCGGAGCCCCAGGAGATCGGCGTGCCGGTGTTGGTGCTCGGGGTGCCGCTGGTGCCCATGTTGAAGTTCAGGTTACGATTGCCGAAGAAGGTCTTGTAGTAGTTGTCCTGGTAGGCGACCGAGAGCGTCTGGTTCTTCGTGAGCTTCCAGTCGGCCTTGATGCCGATCGAGGCGCGATTGGTGGTCTTGGGACCGTCCTGAATCTGCCATTGCTGCATGTAGGGGTTGGACGGTGTCGCGGCCGTGAGCGTGGTGGCGGAGCCGCCGGCGGGCGTGTAGGTGCCGCCGCCCTGCTGGAAGTTCCACGTCGGCTGCCAGCGATGCTGTTCGACGTGCTGATTGGACGAGAGTCCAGTGATGACGAGGCCGAAGCGGTCGTTGACCGGCAGCGTGTAGTCGAAATCGAAATTCGGGAGCACCTTGAACGTCTTCTTCACGCCGGGCCCGGGCGTCTTCTGGAGGATGTCCATGTTCTCCGAATTCATGTTCATGTAGACGCGGTAATTGAACTGCGCGCCTTTGCGCTCGAACGCGTTCTTCGAAATGAAGTTCACGGCACCGCCGAGGGAGTCGGCCGGGATGTCGGGCGTCGGCAGCTTGATGATTTCCGTGCGGGAGGTGTTGTTGATCGAAACCTGCTCGAACTCGAACACGCGATTGCTGCTGCCCGACGCGGAGGAAGTCAGGCGCATGCCGTCCCAGTAGACGTTGGAGAAATTGGAAGCGAAGCCGCGAACGGAAACCGTGCGCACGTCGGCGGCGACGTAATCGACCGAGACGCCGGGCAGGTATTTGAGGAACTCGCCGGGATTGCCCTCGTTGACCGCACCGAAAGCGTCGGCCGCCATGACGACCTTCACGTTGGGAGCGTAGCGCTGTTCGTTCGTCGCGAGCGCGTTGCCTTCGTATTCGCGGTTGGACTGCACGACGAAGGTGTCGAGCTGCACGACCTTGTCGTCGGTCTTGCCGTAGCGGTCCGCGCTCGTGAGTTCAAAATTCAGCGTGGTGCTTTGGCCGGCCGCGACCGTCACGGACTCGGATTTCGGATCGAGACCGGTATAGACGACTTTGACGGTGACCGTTCCCGCCGGGAGGTCCGCGAAGCGATATTCGCCGAACTCGTTCGTGAACGTTTCGCGCGTGGTGCCGTCGACGGTGACGCGGGCATTGTTCAGGTAGCGGCCGGTGCCGACGTTCAGCACGCGACCGGAAATTTCGCCCGCCGCCTGGGCAAACGAAGGCACTGCGAGCACGGCCATCAGAGCGAGGCCGGCGAGCCAACGCCCCAGCGGGGCGCAGCGTAGGAATCCACGGACAAAGCCGGCAACAACGTGCCGACGAGCAGTCGGGGTGGGTAGCATAGGGTGGGGGGTGGTAGGTTTTAGCTCAGCGAAAAAAGGGGAGCTGGGGAATTTCGCTGAAGTTCACTAATGAACTTGCTATTCAATGGTGAATGTCGTTCGCTTTGGCAATAAAATTCTCCCCCGTGCGCGACTCGCCGCGCATGATCTTCTCTGGTGAAACCCGCCCCCTATCCCACCCGCCCCGCCGCCTCCCGGACAACGTCGCCCGCCTCCGACGCCGAGCGCTACGTCATCCCGAATCTCCGCAACGCCTGCCGCATCCTCAAGCTGCTCGGCCGCTCCACCGAGGGCTACAAGGTCGCGGACATCGCCCGGGAGCTGAAAATCCCCGTGACGACCACGCTGCGCATCATGAGCACGCTCACGCTCGAGGGGCTCGCGCGCAAGGTCGACAGCCGCTTCGAGCTCGGCCCGGTCCTCATCCAACTTGGTAACGCCGCTCTCTCCGGCACCGAGATCCGCGAACTCGCCCAACCTGTCCTGCTCAAGCTCACTCAGGTAACCGACGAGACCGCGCACCTCGCGATTCCCTGCGACGACCGTTCGCTCATCGTCGCCGTGCAGGACAGCCTGCACCCGCTCCGCGCCGCCTCGCGCCCGGGCTTCCTCGCCGAGCTGCACTGCTCGTCGACGGGCAAGACCTTCCTCTCGTTCCTGCACTACGAGCGCCTCGCGGAACTCTTCCCCTCCTCCGCCAAGCCCACCAAGCGCACCCCGCGCACGTTGACGACGCTCGCGGAAATTCGCCGCGAAATCGAAGCGACGCGCAAGCGCGGCTACAGCCTCGACGACGAGGAGTTCAATCCCGGCGTCCGCTGCCTCGCCGCGCCGGTCTACGCCTCCGACGGCAAAGTCGCCGCCGCGATCGGCATCACCGCCGCCACGGTTCGCTTCACCCGCGAACGCATCCCCGAGATGGGCGCGCACGTGATGGCCGCCGCCCGCGAACTCTCCGAACACCTCGGCTACCGCGGCCAGGAATCCTGACATGTCCGACGCGCCCTACCGTTCCCTCGCTCCGTCCGGCCAGTCGCTCAGCGACGACACCGTGCGCGACCTCGTCGCTCGCGCCTGCCCCGCCGCCAACTACCGCGGCAAGCGCGTGTGCCTCATCATCCCCGACGGCACGCGCACCGCGCCCGTCGGCCTGATGTTCAAGACGCTCTTCGCGCAACTCGCGGGCGCCGTGAGGAAATTCGACGTCATGATCGCCCTCGGCACGCACCCAGCGATGACCGACACCGCCATCAACGAACGCGTCGAAATCTCCGCCGACGAACGCGCCTCCACCTACCGCGACGTCGAGTTCATCAACCACGAATGGGACAACCCCGCCGCGCTCCGCGATCTCGGCTGCATCCCCGCCGAGCAGATTCGCGAACTCTCCGGCGGTCTCTTCGCGATGGACGTGCCCGTGCACGTCAACAAGCGCCTCTTCGACTACGACGAACTCATCATCGTCGGACCGGTCTTCCCCCACGAGGTCGTCGGCTTCTCCGGCGGCAACAAGTATCTCTTCCCCGGCGTCGCGGGTCCGGGCATCTTGAATTTTTTTCACTGGCTCGGCGCCGTCGTCACGAACCCGATGATCATCGGCAACAAGTGGACGCCCGTGCGCAAAGTCGTCGATCGCGCCGGCGCCCTCGTCACAGTGCCGAAGCTCTGCTTCGCGATGGTCGTGCAGGGCAAGGGCGACCTCGCCGGCCTCTTCGCCGGCACGCCCGAGCAGGCATGGGATGACGCCAGCGAACTCTCGCGCCAGCTCCACATCACTTACAAGGACCGCCCGTTCCACACCGTGCTCAGCTGCGCGCCCGCGATGTATGACGAACTCTGGGTCGGCGGTAAGTGCATGTATAAACTCGAGCCGATCGTCGCCGACGGCGGCGAGCTCATCATCTACGCGCCGCACATCCACGAAGTCTCCGTCGTGCACGGCAAGATGATCGAGCGCATCGGCTACCACTGCGTGCAGTATTTCCTCAAGCAGTGGGACAAGTTCCAACACGAGCCGTGGGGCACCCTCGCCCACTCCACCCACGTGCACGGCATCGGCACCTACGACGAGAAAACCGGCATCGAGACGCCGCGCGTGCGCGTGACGCTCGCGACCGGCATCCCCGAGGCCACCTGCCGCAAGATCAACCTCGGCTACCGCGACTGGCGCACGATCAAGAAAGAGGACTTCGCCAACCGCGAACACGAGGGCGTTTTCCTCGAGCCGAAGGCCGGCGAACGCCTTTACCATCTCCGCCAGAAGCCCAAGTGGGCCGGCGGCGAGTGAGTCGTCGAATCCGCGTTGCGATGCTCACCACCCGCCATCCCAAGCGCCGCCGCCCCGCGACATTTCGCGCGCCGCCCGCGCACGGGAAGGCGCTTGTGCAGCGCTTGCGTATTACTCGGCATGACACGCTTCCGCCGGGTGTAGACATCGCGCTCTGCTAGAGTTTCGACTGCGAAAAATTTCTTTCTCCCATGAACAAGTCCGAAGTCCTCGCCCGCATCAAACAAGAGAAGGTCATCGCGCTCATCCGCGCCGACGGCCCCGACAGTCTCATCGACTGCGCCCGCGCCCTCGCCGCCGGTGGCCTCACGGTCATCGAGCTCACGATGTCCACGCCCGGCGCGCTCGACGTGCTCGCCAAGGCCGCGAAGGAGCTCCCGCACGTGACCTTCGGCATGGGCACCGTCGTCAACGCCGAGACCGTCGCGCAGGCCCAGGCCGCCGGGGCGAAGTTCATCGTCACGCCTTGCGTGCGCCCCGCGGTCATCGCCGCCTGCAAGGAGCGCGGCCTCGCCATCCTCGGCGGCGCGCTCACGCCGACGGAAGCCTACAACACCTACGAACTCGGCGCCGACGTCGTGAAGGTCTTCCCCGCCGAGTTCTTCGGCCCCGCCTTCATCAAGTCCCTCAAGGCCCCCTTCCCCTTCCTGAACGTCATGCCCACCGGCGGCGTCACACCCGAGACCGTCGCCGATTTCCTCAAGGCGGGCGCCTACGCCACCGCCGCCGGCAGCGCCCTCGTGCAACCCGCCGCGCTCAAGGCCAAGGACTGGGCCGCGATCACGCTCCGCGCCAAGGAATTCGTCGCCGCCGCCAACAAGGCCTGACCCGCACCGCCGCTCCACGCCCCGATGCAAACCGCCTTCCGTTGGTATGGTCACTCCGACCGCGTGCCGCTGCTCTGGCTGCGGCAAATGACGCCGCGTCCGCTCGTCGTCACGCACCTCGCGCACATCCCGCCCGGCGAAATCTGGCCGGTCGAGGACCTGCGCCGGCTGCGTGACGAACTCGCCGAACAGGAACTCGCTCTCGGCCCGATCGAGAGCGTTTTCTGGACCGACGACATGAAACTCGGCCGCGGCGACCGCGACCTGCACATCGAAAACTACATCCAGTCGCTCGCGAACATCCGCGCGGCCTTCCCCGACGCCGGCGAGATCATTGTCACGTATAACCTGATGCCGCTCGACTGGGGCCGCACCGAACTCGCGCACCTCCACCCCAACGGCACGCGCGGTCTCGCCTACGATCACGCCGCGATGGCGCGCATCGACCTCTCGCACGGCCTCTTTCTCCCCGGCTGGGGCCGCCGCTACAGCCGCGAAGAATTCAGCGCGCTGCAAAAAGCCTACGCCGATCTCGGTGCGAGCGGCTTCTGGGAAAACGTCCGCTACGCGCTGAAAGCGATCATCCCCGCCGCCGCCGCGAGTAACATCCGTCTCGCCGCGCATCCGAACGACCCGCCGTGGTCCTACCTCGGCCTCCCCGCGTTTCTCTGCAACGCCGCGGACATCCGCCGCCTGCTCTCGCTCTACCCGCACCGCTCGAACGCGCTTTGTTTCTGCACAGGTTCCTACGGCGCCGATCCGGCGAACGACATCGTGGGCATGATCCGCGAGTTCAAGGACTCCATCGCGTGGGCGCATCTCCGCAGCGTGAAAACGACCGCGGAAAAAACCTTCCACGAAGCCGACCACGCCGACCCCACCGCCAACGTCGATCTCCTCGCCGTCATGCGCACGCTCGTCGAGATCGGTTGGGACGGCGTCTTCCGCTCCGACCACGGCCTCGATCTCCTGCACGAGAGCGACTCCGTCACCAACGGCTATCCCGCGATCGATCGCTACGCCGCCAACAAAATGCTCTGGGCCTACCAGCGCGCCCTGAAGAGCGCCCTGCCCGCCCGCACCGCTTCCACCATTTCTTAGGTTCAGCGCCTCTCAACTCCAGACTCTCAACTCTCAACTCCGACCCTCATGTCGCTCCAAATCAAACCCGCAAACAGCGTCGCATTTGACCAGATCTCGCTCGGCGAGGTCATGCTCCGCCTCGATCCGGGCGAAGGCCGTATCCGCACGGCCCGCTCCTTCACCGCCTGGGAAGGCGGCGGCGAATACAACACCTCCCGCGGTCTCCGCAAATGCTTCGGCCTGAAAACGGCCGTCTGCACCGCGTTCGTCGACAACGAGGTCGGACACCTCGTCGAGGACTTCATCATGCAAGGCGGTGTGGCCACCGACTTCATCAAGTGGCGCGAGGACGACGGCATCGGCCGCACCGTCCGCAACGGTCTCAACTTCACCGAGCGCGGCTACGGCATCCGCGGCGCCGTCGGCTGCCCCGACCGCGGCAACACCGCCGCCTCGCAGCTCAAACCCGGCGACTTCGACTGGGAGCACATCTTCGGCCAGCTCGGCTCTCGCTGGTTCCACACCGGCGGCATCTTCGCCGCGCTGTCGTCCTCGACGGCCGAGCTCACGATCGAAGCCGTCAAGGCCGCGAAGAAGCACGGCACGATCGTCTCCTACGACCTCAACTACCGCCCCTCGCTCTGGAAAACCATCGGCGGCCTCAAGAAAGCCCAGGAGGTCAACCGCGAGATCGCGAAGTATGTCGACGTCATGATCGGCAACGAGGAGGACTTCACCGCCTCGCTCGGCTTCGAGGTCAAGGGCGCCGACCACAACATTTCCAAGATCGAGATCGACGCCTTCAAGGACATGATCGGCACCGCCGTGAAGGAGTTCCCGAACTTCAAGGTCGCCGCCACCACGCTGCGCCGCGTCATCACCGCGACGAAGAACGACTGGTCCGCGATCCTCTGGCACGACGGCCAGTTCTACGAAAGCCGCAAGTATCCCGAGCTCGAGATCCTCGACCGCGTCGGCGGCGGCGACTCGTTCGCCTCGGGCCTGCAGTTCGGCTTCATGACCTTCAACGACCCGCAGAAAGCCGTCCAATACGGTGCCGCCCACGGCGCGCTCGCGAGCACCACGCCCGGCGACACCTCGATGGCCACCCGCAAGGAAGTCGAGAAGACCATGGGCGGCGGCGGCGCCCGCGTCGTCCGCTGACCGGTAGGGGCGGTTGCCCTCAACCGCCCTCGCCCGCTCGCCTCTCAGCCCGAGCCCCGCGCTCGGGCCTTTTCTTTTGTCCGCGCGGAAACGTTCTCCTGCCTCGCGACGTCGCGCGCGCCGCGCCCGCCATAGCTTCCATCAGGTTTATCAATTAACGCTGCAAACGCGCGCGCCGCTACAGTGCGGCGCCATGAAATTCCTTTCCGCCCCCGCGCGCCGACGCCTCCCTCGCCTCCTCTCACTCGGCGCGCTCGCCGCACTCGCGCTCTCCGCCACCGCCGCCAAGCGCCCCTATCGCCCCGTCGAACCGCTCCCCGCCGGCACGTTCATCGATCTGCACTGCCACACCGCCGGTATCGGCGCCGGCGGCAGCGGTTGCCACATCTCCGACGACCTTCGCCGCAGCTACAAACTCGCGTTCTACCTCCGCTCCTTCGGCGTCACCGAGCGCGAGCTCCGCGAGCGCGGCGACGCGCTCGTCCTCGAACGCCTCTC
Coding sequences within it:
- a CDS encoding mannonate dehydratase translates to MQTAFRWYGHSDRVPLLWLRQMTPRPLVVTHLAHIPPGEIWPVEDLRRLRDELAEQELALGPIESVFWTDDMKLGRGDRDLHIENYIQSLANIRAAFPDAGEIIVTYNLMPLDWGRTELAHLHPNGTRGLAYDHAAMARIDLSHGLFLPGWGRRYSREEFSALQKAYADLGASGFWENVRYALKAIIPAAAASNIRLAAHPNDPPWSYLGLPAFLCNAADIRRLLSLYPHRSNALCFCTGSYGADPANDIVGMIREFKDSIAWAHLRSVKTTAEKTFHEADHADPTANVDLLAVMRTLVEIGWDGVFRSDHGLDLLHESDSVTNGYPAIDRYAANKMLWAYQRALKSALPARTASTIS
- a CDS encoding DUF2088 domain-containing protein, translating into MSDAPYRSLAPSGQSLSDDTVRDLVARACPAANYRGKRVCLIIPDGTRTAPVGLMFKTLFAQLAGAVRKFDVMIALGTHPAMTDTAINERVEISADERASTYRDVEFINHEWDNPAALRDLGCIPAEQIRELSGGLFAMDVPVHVNKRLFDYDELIIVGPVFPHEVVGFSGGNKYLFPGVAGPGILNFFHWLGAVVTNPMIIGNKWTPVRKVVDRAGALVTVPKLCFAMVVQGKGDLAGLFAGTPEQAWDDASELSRQLHITYKDRPFHTVLSCAPAMYDELWVGGKCMYKLEPIVADGGELIIYAPHIHEVSVVHGKMIERIGYHCVQYFLKQWDKFQHEPWGTLAHSTHVHGIGTYDEKTGIETPRVRVTLATGIPEATCRKINLGYRDWRTIKKEDFANREHEGVFLEPKAGERLYHLRQKPKWAGGE
- a CDS encoding bifunctional 4-hydroxy-2-oxoglutarate aldolase/2-dehydro-3-deoxy-phosphogluconate aldolase codes for the protein MNKSEVLARIKQEKVIALIRADGPDSLIDCARALAAGGLTVIELTMSTPGALDVLAKAAKELPHVTFGMGTVVNAETVAQAQAAGAKFIVTPCVRPAVIAACKERGLAILGGALTPTEAYNTYELGADVVKVFPAEFFGPAFIKSLKAPFPFLNVMPTGGVTPETVADFLKAGAYATAAGSALVQPAALKAKDWAAITLRAKEFVAAANKA
- a CDS encoding TonB-dependent receptor; this translates as MAVLAVPSFAQAAGEISGRVLNVGTGRYLNNARVTVDGTTRETFTNEFGEYRFADLPAGTVTVKVVYTGLDPKSESVTVAAGQSTTLNFELTSADRYGKTDDKVVQLDTFVVQSNREYEGNALATNEQRYAPNVKVVMAADAFGAVNEGNPGEFLKYLPGVSVDYVAADVRTVSVRGFASNFSNVYWDGMRLTSSASGSSNRVFEFEQVSINNTSRTEIIKLPTPDIPADSLGGAVNFISKNAFERKGAQFNYRVYMNMNSENMDILQKTPGPGVKKTFKVLPNFDFDYTLPVNDRFGLVITGLSSNQHVEQHRWQPTWNFQQGGGTYTPAGGSATTLTAATPSNPYMQQWQIQDGPKTTNRASIGIKADWKLTKNQTLSVAYQDNYYKTFFGNRNLNFNMGTSGTPSTNTGTPISWGSDFVQAASGRGSVTQGSSFRDKLGNTSAGNIVWKWNNAEWDVDAGVNGVQSRTWYRALARGHFANVGTSLVGVTNLRADGFNFPGGMNITAKDASGNVLDPYNLNNFRLTTASNDPIDGKATMKSGHVNVARHFDSWTIPVNVKFGGEVREEGRDNRRYSESYTYVGADGVSNTADDNAGAFLDTVYKGSDSGFGSKSIQWINPYLLAEVYRSNPGYFTTNAVTNETNRINNSEKMSERVTAYYAQIDGRLLRGKLRFVGGVRYEKTNDKGQGALKNGFEVLFERNADGTLVDGNPTLAGIQYVRKASAGPAGATTTTNTQTPSGTVVGTGGVTTGTFTTTTMQELGMTLIERGYRADRSYDGYYPSLHLTYEIRDNLLLRAAYAKTFGRPDYANIIPATTIDENDTDPTAAGSLTIRNTGLKPWTANNFDLSLEYYPEKGGQMIVGAFQKNLSDFWTNARWRRRRRSRAGTRHRSPLRRLVRQHDDQRGRRQGQRLGIQRHPAAQVPPGLGSLLHGQGQRHGPAPLGRQHA
- a CDS encoding IclR family transcriptional regulator — translated: MKPAPYPTRPAASRTTSPASDAERYVIPNLRNACRILKLLGRSTEGYKVADIARELKIPVTTTLRIMSTLTLEGLARKVDSRFELGPVLIQLGNAALSGTEIRELAQPVLLKLTQVTDETAHLAIPCDDRSLIVAVQDSLHPLRAASRPGFLAELHCSSTGKTFLSFLHYERLAELFPSSAKPTKRTPRTLTTLAEIRREIEATRKRGYSLDDEEFNPGVRCLAAPVYASDGKVAAAIGITAATVRFTRERIPEMGAHVMAAARELSEHLGYRGQES
- a CDS encoding sugar kinase is translated as MSLQIKPANSVAFDQISLGEVMLRLDPGEGRIRTARSFTAWEGGGEYNTSRGLRKCFGLKTAVCTAFVDNEVGHLVEDFIMQGGVATDFIKWREDDGIGRTVRNGLNFTERGYGIRGAVGCPDRGNTAASQLKPGDFDWEHIFGQLGSRWFHTGGIFAALSSSTAELTIEAVKAAKKHGTIVSYDLNYRPSLWKTIGGLKKAQEVNREIAKYVDVMIGNEEDFTASLGFEVKGADHNISKIEIDAFKDMIGTAVKEFPNFKVAATTLRRVITATKNDWSAILWHDGQFYESRKYPELEILDRVGGGDSFASGLQFGFMTFNDPQKAVQYGAAHGALASTTPGDTSMATRKEVEKTMGGGGARVVR